A window of Vespa velutina chromosome 15, iVesVel2.1, whole genome shotgun sequence contains these coding sequences:
- the LOC124954487 gene encoding dynein axonemal assembly factor 5 isoform X2, with protein sequence MSLETEAGLNRICLSLQAENKERRKNALNEIIKTILDRQEILDTDALSQIWENLSRPLIRLLNDQAEVCRDRAVEILNKFLNMLPSHDKHIIYVIPVLSRRLSPEEYIEPSEEVRLKCIALLKVIILKYKDHISVYMDEIIGILARTVRDNYPNAKRESCECISELGKTVSKHFYTYSETLIKPILSNFSHQHYRVRVASVKTIGDVIQYGNSKSMEEVATPLAERLFDQSGIVRAAVVEVAGHWLVELRDRYSWWHKILPLILTGLHDEIETIRITAAKMWDEAGQLYMKENQNDEKFKDKMDFLIEEPKHYPPNIIRPNLGCRTIARENLCKLINGITRELSDWMADIRVRSAQLLCVLILNVEQYVTQHIEKLLPAIYSACNDEDKRVVENIEIAAKYLGYFVPPQVYCHLALPTLENSPTAGHLRAFSAIIRCTEKSILLPHIEKISNFLQQPHICRSKKSIYQQQLLSCCNSLITVCNEECALISQNIFTVIFTSLAMSTEQFIHKEADRLLGVLASIESLNDTEDLLLHRMKVMLMSICDNCDSWTVHSPEHQIFQTCLIRASIAAAYCMNIVLPILQDIMSKNTDMELRLLYLILLSEYLLCNKQSLRCIVDFHEFVNQILEICIIPNLIWSAGRISEALRTASISCLCALLQNDILSTHIKDSITIVKEEINKTSESNITIFSTVENYLSVFERIIPILITLVDDNARKTRLYSLRAICFMMSIGHKLSCITEDHIHRVHAIVLKRLDDGCDDIRWAALEALVEIWSTIPKDYNLMSCKSYIDVLYTTVLIHLDDPESKFQDFVLDVLMQLAKIYPELLVEKLKNCQTNFRNQTET encoded by the exons atgtcaTTGGAAACTGAAGCTGGTTTAAATAGAATTTGCTTGTCATTACAAGctgagaataaagaaagaagaaagaatgctTTAAACGAAATCATAAAGACAATATTGGATAGACAAGAAATATTGGATACTGATGCTTTATCACAAATATGGGAGAATTTAAGTAGACCATtgataagattattaaatgaCCAAGCAGAAGTTTGTCGAGATCGTGctgtagaaatattaaataaatttttgaatatgTTGCCTTCGCATGATAAGCATATTATCTATGTGATTCCGGTGTTGTCAAGACGTTTAAGTCCGGAAGAATATATAGAACCGTCAGAGGAAGTAAGGCTAAAATGTATTGCTCtcttaaaagttattattttaaaatataaggaccatatatctgtatatatggATGAAATAATAGGAATTCTTGCAAGAACTGTTAGGGATAATTATCCCAATGCTAAAAGAGAAAGTTGCGAGTGCATATCAGAATTAGGAAAAACTGTATCTAAGCATTTTTATACCTATTCTGAAACTCTTATAAAACCAATTTTAAGTAATTTTAGTCATCAACATTATAGAGTCAGAGTAGCTTCTGTTAAAACGATAGGCGATGTGATTCAATATGGTAATAGCAAATCTATGGAAGAAGTTGCAACGCCCTTAGCTGAAAGACTGTTTGATCAAAGCGGAATCGTTAGAGCAG CTGTTGTCGAAGTGGCAGGACATTGGCTTGTTGAATTAAGAGATAGATACAGTTGGTGGCACAAAATTCTTCCACTTATTTTAACGGGTCTTCATGATGAAATAGAAACAATACGTATTACAGCAGCAAAAATGTGGGATGAAGCGGGtcaattatatatgaaagaaaatcaaaatgatgaaaaatttaaagataaaatggaCTTTCTCATAGAGGAACCTAAACATTATCCACCTAAta ttattagACCAAACTTAGGATGTCGTACTATTGCTCGAGAAAATTTATGTAAACTTATAAATGGAATAACACGGGAACTTTCCGATTGGATGGCTGATATAAGAGTTCGTTCTGCACAATTACTTTGCGTCTTAATACTAAATGTAGAACAATATGTAACTCaacatatagaaaaattattacctgcgatatatag TGCTTGTAATGATGAAGATAAAAGAGTTGTGGAGAATATAGAAATTGCAGCAAAATATTTAGGGTACTTTGTACCACCACAAGTCTATTGCCATTTAGCATTGCCGACATTGGAAAACTCACCTACGGCAGGTCATTTAAGAGCATTTTCCGCCATCATAAGGTGTACTGAAAAAAGTATTCTTCTACCTCATATAGAAAAAATCAGCAATTTTTTACAACAGCCACATATTTGTCGCAGCAAGAAAAGTATTTATCAGCAACAACTTTTATCTTGCTGTAATTCCCTTATAACAGTATGCAACGAG GAATGTGCCCTTATTTCCCAGAATATATTTACCGTCATATTTACTAGTTTGGCTATGAGTACCGAACAGTTTATTCACAAAGAAGCAGATCGATTACTTGGTGTGCTTGCAAGTATAGAATCGTTAAATGATACTGAAGATTTATTACTGCATCGTATGAAAGTAATGCTAATGTCAATTTGTGATAACTGTGATTCATGGACAGTTCATAGTCCAGAacatcaaatatttcaaacgtGTTTAATACGTGCTTCGATCGCTGCTGCTTACTGTATGAATATTGTACTACCAATACTACAGGATATTATGAGCAAAAATACGGATATGGAATTGAGAttgttatatttgatattactaTCTGAATACTTGTTATGCAATAAGCAATCGCTTCGATGCATTGTTGATTTTCATGAATttgtaaatcaaattttagaaatatgCATTATCCCTAATCTTATTTGGTCAGCAGGTAGAATATCTGAAGCTTTACGTACAGCTTCCATTTCATGCTTATGTGCTCTTCTACAAAATGACATCCTTTCCACGCATATTAAGGATTCTATTACAATTGTAAAGGAGGAAATTAACAAAACGAGCGAATCTAATATCACAATATTTTCTACTGTAGAAAACTATTTATCTGTTTTCGAAAGGATTATTCCTATTTTGATTACGCTTGTTGATGATAATGCGAGAAAAACTAGGCTTTATTCTTTGCGTGCTATTTGTTTTATGATGTCAATTGGACATAAGTTGTCCTGCATAACAGAAGATCATATTCATAGAGTACATGCAATTGTATTGAAAAGATTAGATGATGGTTGTGATGATATAAGATGGGCAGCTCTAGAGGCCCTTGTAGAAATATGGTCTACTATTCCTAAAGATTACAATCTAATGTCTTGCAAAAGTTATATTGATGTTCTATATACAACGGTATTGATACATCTAGACGATCCAGAGTCAAAGTTTCAAGATTTTGTATTAg ACGTATTGATGCAGTTGGCAAAAATTTATCCCGAATTGTTGgttgaaaagttaaaaaattgtCAAACAAATTTTAGAAATCAAACTG AAACATAA
- the LOC124954491 gene encoding rho GDP-dissociation inhibitor 2 isoform X2, with amino-acid sequence MSDATTDHVDAVEDELEVESNYKPPPEKTIEQILEADKEDESLRKYKETLLGEAKAGGVIVDPNDPRKVIVKKLALCVADRPDMELDLSGDLSQLKKQTFVIKEGVSYRIRIDFIVQREIVHGLKYVQKTYRLGVPVDKMTHMVGSYPPKTEIQSYTTPAEDAPAGVMARGSYSVSSLFTDDDKHEHLKWEWSFEIKKDWKE; translated from the exons ATGTCTGATGCCACGACCGATCATGTGGACGCTGTGGAGGATGAATTGGAAGTTGAGTCGAATTACAAACCTCCTCCGGAAAAAACGATTGAACAAATTTTAGAGGCAGATAAGGAAGACGAAAgtttgagaaaatataaagaaacgcTGTTAGGGGAGGCCAAAGCTGGTGGAGTAATTGTTG atCCTAACGATCCTAGAAAAGTAATAGTTAAGAAATTAGCACTTTGCGTAGCAGACCGTCCTGATATGGAATTGGATTTATCTGGTGACTTATCGCAATTAAAGAAACAAACTTTTGTTATCAAAGAAGGTGTTAGTTACAGAATtagaattgattttattgtaCAGCGTGAAATTGTACATGGATTGAAGTATGTGCAGAAAACTTATCGCCTAGGTGTACCAG tgGATAAAATGACACACATGGTTGGATCATATCCTCCAAAAACTGAAATACAATCCTATACCACTCCTGCTGAAGATGCACCTGCAGGAGTTATGGCACGAGGTTCGTACAGTGTTAGTTCTTTATTCACTGACGATGATAAACACGAACATCTGAAATGGGAATGGTCTTTTGAAATTAAGAAAGATTGGAAGGAATAA
- the LOC124954491 gene encoding rho GDP-dissociation inhibitor 2 isoform X1: MSDATTDHVDAVEDELEVESNYKPPPEKTIEQILEADKEDESLRKYKETLLGEAKAGGVIVDPNDPRKVIVKKLALCVADRPDMELDLSGDLSQLKKQTFVIKEGVSYRIRIDFIVQREIVHGLKYVQKTYRLGVPGVTVDKMTHMVGSYPPKTEIQSYTTPAEDAPAGVMARGSYSVSSLFTDDDKHEHLKWEWSFEIKKDWKE, translated from the exons ATGTCTGATGCCACGACCGATCATGTGGACGCTGTGGAGGATGAATTGGAAGTTGAGTCGAATTACAAACCTCCTCCGGAAAAAACGATTGAACAAATTTTAGAGGCAGATAAGGAAGACGAAAgtttgagaaaatataaagaaacgcTGTTAGGGGAGGCCAAAGCTGGTGGAGTAATTGTTG atCCTAACGATCCTAGAAAAGTAATAGTTAAGAAATTAGCACTTTGCGTAGCAGACCGTCCTGATATGGAATTGGATTTATCTGGTGACTTATCGCAATTAAAGAAACAAACTTTTGTTATCAAAGAAGGTGTTAGTTACAGAATtagaattgattttattgtaCAGCGTGAAATTGTACATGGATTGAAGTATGTGCAGAAAACTTATCGCCTAGGTGTACCAG GAGTTACAG tgGATAAAATGACACACATGGTTGGATCATATCCTCCAAAAACTGAAATACAATCCTATACCACTCCTGCTGAAGATGCACCTGCAGGAGTTATGGCACGAGGTTCGTACAGTGTTAGTTCTTTATTCACTGACGATGATAAACACGAACATCTGAAATGGGAATGGTCTTTTGAAATTAAGAAAGATTGGAAGGAATAA
- the LOC124954489 gene encoding protein singed: MQSNGSENMGPENGVEKSGWTVGLINGKYKYLTAETFGFKINANGSSLKKKQLWTLEGSDQQVFLRSHLDRYLAVDQFGNVTCETEDVNDPGCAFQIQMASDGSGRWALKNIQRGYFLGSSQDELKCTAKAPGEPEYWLVHLAARPQVNLRSAGRKRFAHLSAAQDEIHVDAPVPWGEDTLFTLEFRPAAMADHDDDHGDHVKSEGGHYALHTCNNKYLARDGKLLDSCTRDCLFAAEFHAGLLALRDINGAYLAPIGSKAVLKSRSTTVTRDELFSLEESLPQASFVAALNQRYVSVKQGVDVTANQDEISGHETFQLEFDRVTKRWYVRTMQDRYWSLEAGGGIQAADHKKSSNALFDLVWQEDGTVALRANNGKFVATKRSGHLYANAELTNGSDSDACKYYFYLINRPVLVLRCEQGFVGPKSTTSPKLECNKASYETIRVERCERDIVRFKGQNGKYWHADSEGVTVDSDVPSDGFYLEMREPSRLCIKSTDGRYLTAGKNGVLRLGETDYDSATKWEF; this comes from the exons ATGCAGAGCAACGGTTCAGAGAATATGGGACCCGAAAATGGCGTTGAAAAATCTGGATGGACG gtTGGATTGATTAATGGAAAATACAAGTACCTTACGGCTGAAACTTTCGGTTTCAAAATCAATGCCAATGGATcaagtttaaaaaagaaacaattgtgGACTCTCGAAGGAAGCGATCAACAAGTATTTCTTCGTTCTCATCTGGATCGGTATTTAGCCGTGGATCAGTTTGGAAATGTGACTTGCGAAACAGAAGATGTTAATGATCCTGGCTGTGCTTTTCAAATACAGATGGCCTCTGatg gAAGCGGACGTTGGGCTCTAAAAAATATCCAGAGAGGTTATTTTCTAGGGTCTAGTCAAGATGAGTTGAAATGTACAGCTAAAGCTCCTGGTGAGCCAGAATATTGGCTTGTACATCTTGCTGCCAGACCACAG GTAAATCTTAGATCGGCTGGAAGAAAACGTTTTGCTCATTTAAGTGCAGCGCAAGATGAAATTCATGTCGATGCACCAGTACCATGGGGCGAAGATACTTTATTTACTTTAGAATTTCGTCCTGCAGCTATGGCAgatcatgatgatgatcatgGAGATCATGTCAAATCAGAAGGTGGACATTATGCCCTTCATActtgcaataataaatatcttgcACGAGATGGTAAATTGTTAGATAGTTGCACTAGAGATTGTCTCTTTGCGGCAGAATTTCATGCAGGACTACTTGCTCTCAG AGATATCAATGGTGCATACTTGGCACCAATTGGTAGCAAGGCTGTATTAAAGTCTAGATCTACAACTGTAACGCGCGATGAACTCTTTTCTTTGGAAGAGTCTCTTCCACAGGCTTCCTTTGTTGCTGCTCTGAATCAGCGATATGTTTCTGTAAAGCAAG GAGTCGATGTAACTGCAAATCAAGATGAAATTTCTGGTCATGAAACATTCCAACTAGAATTTGATCGTGTCACAAAACGATGGTACGTACGTACCATGCAGGATCGTTATTGGAGTTTAGAAGCCGGTGGTGGCATTCAAGCTGCTGATCACAAAAAGTCTTCAAATGCTCTTTTTGATCTTGTTTGGCAAGAGGATGGCACAGTAGCATTGCGTGCTAACAATGGCAAATTCGTAGCTACCAAACGTTCTGGCCATCTTTATGCAAATGCTGAACTTACAAATGGAAGTGATTCAGAtgcttgtaaatattatttctatttgataaATAGACCAGTTTTAGTACTTCGTTGTGAGCAAGGCTTTGTGGGTCCTAAAAGTACAACTAGCCCCAAGCTTGAGTGCAATAAAGCCAGTTATGAGACAATTCGGGTCGAACGATGTGAACGTGATATTGTTAGATTTAAAG gacaaaatggaaaatattggCATGCAGATAGTGAGGGAGTAACTGTGGATTCTGATGTACCATCCGATGGTTTTTACTTGGAAATGCGCGAACCATCTCGTCTTTGCATTAAATCTACTGATGGTCGATATCTTACCGCAGGTAAAAACGGTGTTTTACGTTTAGGAGAAACAGATTATGATTCTGCCACAAAATGGGAATTTTAA
- the LOC124954487 gene encoding dynein axonemal assembly factor 5 isoform X1 — MSLETEAGLNRICLSLQAENKERRKNALNEIIKTILDRQEILDTDALSQIWENLSRPLIRLLNDQAEVCRDRAVEILNKFLNMLPSHDKHIIYVIPVLSRRLSPEEYIEPSEEVRLKCIALLKVIILKYKDHISVYMDEIIGILARTVRDNYPNAKRESCECISELGKTVSKHFYTYSETLIKPILSNFSHQHYRVRVASVKTIGDVIQYGNSKSMEEVATPLAERLFDQSGIVRAAVVEVAGHWLVELRDRYSWWHKILPLILTGLHDEIETIRITAAKMWDEAGQLYMKENQNDEKFKDKMDFLIEEPKHYPPNIIRPNLGCRTIARENLCKLINGITRELSDWMADIRVRSAQLLCVLILNVEQYVTQHIEKLLPAIYSACNDEDKRVVENIEIAAKYLGYFVPPQVYCHLALPTLENSPTAGHLRAFSAIIRCTEKSILLPHIEKISNFLQQPHICRSKKSIYQQQLLSCCNSLITVCNEECALISQNIFTVIFTSLAMSTEQFIHKEADRLLGVLASIESLNDTEDLLLHRMKVMLMSICDNCDSWTVHSPEHQIFQTCLIRASIAAAYCMNIVLPILQDIMSKNTDMELRLLYLILLSEYLLCNKQSLRCIVDFHEFVNQILEICIIPNLIWSAGRISEALRTASISCLCALLQNDILSTHIKDSITIVKEEINKTSESNITIFSTVENYLSVFERIIPILITLVDDNARKTRLYSLRAICFMMSIGHKLSCITEDHIHRVHAIVLKRLDDGCDDIRWAALEALVEIWSTIPKDYNLMSCKSYIDVLYTTVLIHLDDPESKFQDFVLDVLMQLAKIYPELLVEKLKNCQTNFRNQTGIQILLNHCYETLKNNY; from the exons atgtcaTTGGAAACTGAAGCTGGTTTAAATAGAATTTGCTTGTCATTACAAGctgagaataaagaaagaagaaagaatgctTTAAACGAAATCATAAAGACAATATTGGATAGACAAGAAATATTGGATACTGATGCTTTATCACAAATATGGGAGAATTTAAGTAGACCATtgataagattattaaatgaCCAAGCAGAAGTTTGTCGAGATCGTGctgtagaaatattaaataaatttttgaatatgTTGCCTTCGCATGATAAGCATATTATCTATGTGATTCCGGTGTTGTCAAGACGTTTAAGTCCGGAAGAATATATAGAACCGTCAGAGGAAGTAAGGCTAAAATGTATTGCTCtcttaaaagttattattttaaaatataaggaccatatatctgtatatatggATGAAATAATAGGAATTCTTGCAAGAACTGTTAGGGATAATTATCCCAATGCTAAAAGAGAAAGTTGCGAGTGCATATCAGAATTAGGAAAAACTGTATCTAAGCATTTTTATACCTATTCTGAAACTCTTATAAAACCAATTTTAAGTAATTTTAGTCATCAACATTATAGAGTCAGAGTAGCTTCTGTTAAAACGATAGGCGATGTGATTCAATATGGTAATAGCAAATCTATGGAAGAAGTTGCAACGCCCTTAGCTGAAAGACTGTTTGATCAAAGCGGAATCGTTAGAGCAG CTGTTGTCGAAGTGGCAGGACATTGGCTTGTTGAATTAAGAGATAGATACAGTTGGTGGCACAAAATTCTTCCACTTATTTTAACGGGTCTTCATGATGAAATAGAAACAATACGTATTACAGCAGCAAAAATGTGGGATGAAGCGGGtcaattatatatgaaagaaaatcaaaatgatgaaaaatttaaagataaaatggaCTTTCTCATAGAGGAACCTAAACATTATCCACCTAAta ttattagACCAAACTTAGGATGTCGTACTATTGCTCGAGAAAATTTATGTAAACTTATAAATGGAATAACACGGGAACTTTCCGATTGGATGGCTGATATAAGAGTTCGTTCTGCACAATTACTTTGCGTCTTAATACTAAATGTAGAACAATATGTAACTCaacatatagaaaaattattacctgcgatatatag TGCTTGTAATGATGAAGATAAAAGAGTTGTGGAGAATATAGAAATTGCAGCAAAATATTTAGGGTACTTTGTACCACCACAAGTCTATTGCCATTTAGCATTGCCGACATTGGAAAACTCACCTACGGCAGGTCATTTAAGAGCATTTTCCGCCATCATAAGGTGTACTGAAAAAAGTATTCTTCTACCTCATATAGAAAAAATCAGCAATTTTTTACAACAGCCACATATTTGTCGCAGCAAGAAAAGTATTTATCAGCAACAACTTTTATCTTGCTGTAATTCCCTTATAACAGTATGCAACGAG GAATGTGCCCTTATTTCCCAGAATATATTTACCGTCATATTTACTAGTTTGGCTATGAGTACCGAACAGTTTATTCACAAAGAAGCAGATCGATTACTTGGTGTGCTTGCAAGTATAGAATCGTTAAATGATACTGAAGATTTATTACTGCATCGTATGAAAGTAATGCTAATGTCAATTTGTGATAACTGTGATTCATGGACAGTTCATAGTCCAGAacatcaaatatttcaaacgtGTTTAATACGTGCTTCGATCGCTGCTGCTTACTGTATGAATATTGTACTACCAATACTACAGGATATTATGAGCAAAAATACGGATATGGAATTGAGAttgttatatttgatattactaTCTGAATACTTGTTATGCAATAAGCAATCGCTTCGATGCATTGTTGATTTTCATGAATttgtaaatcaaattttagaaatatgCATTATCCCTAATCTTATTTGGTCAGCAGGTAGAATATCTGAAGCTTTACGTACAGCTTCCATTTCATGCTTATGTGCTCTTCTACAAAATGACATCCTTTCCACGCATATTAAGGATTCTATTACAATTGTAAAGGAGGAAATTAACAAAACGAGCGAATCTAATATCACAATATTTTCTACTGTAGAAAACTATTTATCTGTTTTCGAAAGGATTATTCCTATTTTGATTACGCTTGTTGATGATAATGCGAGAAAAACTAGGCTTTATTCTTTGCGTGCTATTTGTTTTATGATGTCAATTGGACATAAGTTGTCCTGCATAACAGAAGATCATATTCATAGAGTACATGCAATTGTATTGAAAAGATTAGATGATGGTTGTGATGATATAAGATGGGCAGCTCTAGAGGCCCTTGTAGAAATATGGTCTACTATTCCTAAAGATTACAATCTAATGTCTTGCAAAAGTTATATTGATGTTCTATATACAACGGTATTGATACATCTAGACGATCCAGAGTCAAAGTTTCAAGATTTTGTATTAg ACGTATTGATGCAGTTGGCAAAAATTTATCCCGAATTGTTGgttgaaaagttaaaaaattgtCAAACAAATTTTAGAAATCAAACTGGTATACAAATACTTTTAAATCATTGTTATGAAACGTTAAAAAACAATTACTAA